The Pseudolabrys sp. FHR47 genome contains a region encoding:
- the galU gene encoding UTP--glucose-1-phosphate uridylyltransferase GalU yields the protein MKPVRKALFPVAGLGTRFLPATKAMPKEMLPVVDRPLIQHVVDEAHEAGIEHCIFVTGRNKNIIEDHFDRQFELEVTLIERGKKADLELLKGDLPEAGGTSFTRQQSPLGLGHAVWCARDLVGDEPFAVVLPDVLVKNPKGCLAQMMEAARDLDDNANIIAVEEVPMDRIHMYGVVGVGKPRGKAFEVTQMVEKPKAKDAPSNLSITGRYILQPELFDVLSKQAAGAGGEIQLTDAMLTLAKTQPFYGFKFEGRSYDCGSKIGFLTANVAYGLDRPDLSDEFRSEIERILSGK from the coding sequence ATGAAGCCTGTTCGCAAAGCGCTGTTCCCTGTCGCCGGTCTTGGAACCCGGTTCCTGCCCGCCACCAAGGCGATGCCGAAGGAAATGTTGCCCGTGGTCGACCGGCCGCTGATCCAGCACGTGGTCGACGAGGCGCATGAGGCGGGCATCGAGCACTGCATTTTCGTGACCGGGCGCAACAAGAACATCATCGAAGACCATTTCGACCGGCAGTTCGAACTTGAAGTGACTTTGATCGAGCGCGGCAAAAAGGCCGATCTCGAGTTGCTGAAAGGCGATCTGCCAGAAGCCGGCGGCACCAGCTTCACGCGCCAACAGTCGCCGCTTGGACTCGGACATGCGGTGTGGTGCGCGCGCGATCTGGTCGGCGACGAGCCGTTCGCGGTGGTGCTGCCGGACGTTCTGGTGAAGAACCCGAAGGGCTGTCTCGCGCAAATGATGGAAGCCGCCAGAGACCTTGACGACAACGCCAATATCATCGCCGTCGAGGAAGTGCCGATGGACCGCATTCACATGTACGGCGTGGTCGGCGTCGGCAAGCCCAGGGGCAAAGCTTTCGAAGTCACCCAGATGGTCGAGAAGCCGAAAGCCAAGGACGCGCCGTCCAATCTGTCGATCACCGGCCGCTACATCCTGCAGCCCGAATTGTTCGACGTGCTGAGCAAGCAAGCCGCCGGCGCCGGCGGCGAAATCCAATTGACCGACGCCATGCTCACCTTGGCGAAAACGCAGCCGTTCTATGGTTTCAAGTTCGAAGGCCGAAGCTATGACTGCGGCTCGAAGATCGGCTTCCTGACCGCAAACGTGGCCTACGGCCTCGACCGCCCCGACCTTTCGGACGAGTTCCGCTCCGAGATCGAACGCATTCTCAGCGGCAAATAA
- a CDS encoding lytic murein transglycosylase — protein MAGFVALAAGAGPASAAGDVERTGTIPSRPGIERSAGPDWSGEDGSSGHPLMTAAAIRAAAADFPNCIERLWPLAARHRISRANFDRLTAKLTPDLRIMDLLDSQPEFTKAVWDYLDILVNERRISRGRDMLAKYSAQFAAAERAYGVDRHIIAAIWGVETDYGALAGDRPVLRSTATLACVGRRQRYFRDEFIAALDIIERGDVRPDRLVGSWAGAFGPTQFMPTAFKRYAVDGDNDGRRDVIDSMPDLIASTANNLKKTGWQDGETWGYEVVVPANLDFMLADRHQVMTIREWERHGIVRAGGQPFPRPGDRAFLLVPAGVQGPGFLMLPNFKVIMRYNPSESYALAIGHLADRLRGAGPFVQDWPRYERVLTRAERLELQQLLERHGHDVGEPDGRLGAKTREALRDFQARIGRVPDGFASAGLLERLRSGR, from the coding sequence ATGGCCGGTTTCGTGGCCCTCGCCGCCGGCGCGGGTCCGGCCTCGGCTGCCGGCGATGTCGAACGCACGGGCACCATTCCGTCTCGCCCCGGCATCGAGCGCTCCGCGGGCCCTGACTGGAGCGGTGAGGACGGCTCGTCGGGGCATCCGCTGATGACCGCCGCGGCGATCCGCGCGGCGGCCGCTGATTTTCCGAACTGCATCGAGCGTCTGTGGCCACTCGCCGCGCGCCATCGCATTTCGCGCGCGAACTTCGACCGTCTGACGGCGAAGCTGACGCCCGACTTGCGGATCATGGACCTGCTCGACAGCCAGCCTGAATTCACCAAGGCGGTATGGGATTATCTCGATATCCTTGTGAACGAGCGGCGCATCTCGCGCGGCCGGGACATGCTGGCGAAATACAGCGCTCAATTCGCCGCCGCCGAACGCGCGTATGGCGTTGATCGCCACATCATCGCGGCGATCTGGGGCGTCGAAACCGATTACGGCGCGCTTGCCGGCGATCGCCCGGTGCTGCGCTCGACCGCGACTTTGGCCTGCGTCGGCCGGCGTCAGCGCTATTTCCGCGACGAATTCATCGCCGCGCTCGACATCATCGAACGCGGCGATGTGCGGCCGGACCGGCTCGTCGGCTCCTGGGCCGGCGCCTTCGGGCCGACCCAGTTCATGCCGACCGCCTTCAAGCGTTATGCCGTCGACGGCGACAACGACGGACGACGCGATGTCATCGACTCGATGCCCGATCTCATCGCCTCGACCGCCAACAATCTCAAGAAGACCGGCTGGCAGGATGGCGAGACCTGGGGCTACGAGGTCGTGGTCCCGGCCAATCTCGATTTCATGCTGGCGGATCGTCATCAGGTTATGACGATCCGCGAATGGGAGCGCCACGGTATCGTCCGCGCCGGCGGCCAGCCTTTCCCGCGTCCGGGCGATCGCGCGTTTCTGCTGGTGCCCGCCGGCGTGCAGGGGCCGGGTTTCCTGATGCTGCCGAACTTCAAGGTCATCATGCGCTACAACCCGTCGGAGTCGTATGCGCTGGCAATCGGACATCTGGCTGACCGGTTGCGGGGCGCCGGGCCGTTCGTCCAGGACTGGCCGCGCTATGAGCGCGTCCTGACGCGCGCCGAGCGCCTCGAACTCCAGCAACTCCTCGAACGCCACGGCCACGACGTCGGCGAGCCGGATGGCCGGCTCGGCGCCAAGACCCGTGAGGCGTTGCGCGACTTCCAGGCCAGAATCGGCCGAGTTCCGGACGGATTTGCCTCGGCCGGGCTGCTCGAGCGCCTGCGCTCCGGCCGCTAA
- a CDS encoding DUF459 domain-containing protein has product MRPATEPDRSLDVPMMREIKALRLLGGLALLGLAEVAVLGGIALITAQPAQAQFFEPRYQRPRGGGFFDSLFGGGGRQRYDDREIYREAPAPVDNSRAPPPRKETKADHVEPTTSVVVFGDSMADWLAYGLEDAFADAPEIAIVRKAKPYSGLLRYDAKNDQDWWHVAREMLANEKANYVIMMLGVGDRQNLRERDVAKEAEQKAKEDANKEQAGAAPQDQQKQEQAKKETDDEGGIVAPEPKAPASRRSASGVIEFRSEPWEKVYARRIDDTIAALKSKGVPVFWVGLPPIRGTKSTADTGYLNDLYRARAEKAGAVYVDVWDGFVDEEGKYTTSGPDYEGQVRRLRTGDGVYFTKYGARKLAHYVEREIRRYMTNRGPIALPMGPIAPALSDGKPAARPLAGPVVPLTTITGNNDELAGGMAANARADASATAVLVKGDALAPAPGRADDFIWPPGSERPKVQPPVAAPAAPAQPAAPKAAAVTPPASTPAPATAVPQAPAAIAAPEPESKPAAPKPVDIKPAAVEPKPPAPQPRAVERPRAPPVADNRPRPPQQQQVVDPRAPRPPQGIAQQPPRRRDDGGLFGIFR; this is encoded by the coding sequence ATGCGTCCCGCAACCGAGCCGGATCGCTCGCTGGACGTCCCGATGATGCGCGAAATCAAAGCCCTGCGGCTGCTTGGCGGACTGGCCCTTTTAGGGCTGGCCGAGGTTGCCGTTTTGGGTGGTATTGCGCTCATCACGGCCCAGCCGGCGCAGGCCCAGTTCTTCGAACCGCGTTATCAGCGCCCGCGGGGCGGCGGCTTCTTCGATAGCCTGTTCGGTGGCGGTGGCCGCCAGCGTTATGACGACCGCGAGATTTATCGCGAGGCGCCGGCGCCGGTCGACAATTCGCGTGCGCCGCCGCCGCGCAAGGAGACCAAAGCCGATCACGTCGAGCCGACCACGTCCGTGGTCGTGTTCGGTGACAGCATGGCTGATTGGCTGGCTTACGGCCTCGAAGACGCTTTCGCCGACGCGCCGGAAATCGCCATCGTGCGCAAGGCCAAGCCGTATTCCGGCTTGCTGCGCTACGACGCCAAAAACGATCAGGACTGGTGGCACGTCGCGCGGGAAATGCTCGCCAACGAGAAGGCGAACTACGTCATCATGATGCTCGGCGTCGGCGATCGTCAGAACTTGCGCGAGCGCGATGTCGCCAAGGAAGCCGAGCAGAAAGCCAAAGAAGACGCCAACAAGGAACAGGCTGGCGCCGCACCGCAGGATCAGCAGAAGCAGGAGCAGGCGAAGAAAGAAACCGACGACGAAGGCGGCATTGTCGCGCCGGAGCCGAAAGCACCGGCGTCGCGCCGGAGCGCGAGCGGCGTGATCGAGTTCCGCTCCGAACCTTGGGAAAAGGTTTATGCGCGGCGCATCGACGACACAATCGCCGCGCTGAAGAGCAAAGGCGTGCCGGTATTCTGGGTCGGGCTGCCGCCGATCCGCGGCACCAAGTCGACCGCCGATACAGGTTATCTCAACGATCTTTATCGCGCGCGTGCGGAAAAGGCCGGCGCCGTTTACGTCGATGTCTGGGACGGCTTTGTCGACGAAGAAGGCAAGTACACGACCTCCGGCCCGGACTATGAAGGCCAGGTGCGCCGCCTGCGCACGGGCGACGGCGTCTATTTCACGAAGTACGGCGCGCGCAAGCTGGCGCACTATGTCGAGCGCGAGATCCGCCGCTATATGACGAACCGCGGACCGATTGCGCTGCCCATGGGGCCGATCGCGCCGGCTTTGAGCGACGGCAAGCCGGCGGCGCGCCCGCTGGCCGGCCCGGTGGTGCCGTTGACCACGATCACCGGCAATAACGACGAACTCGCCGGCGGCATGGCGGCGAATGCGCGCGCGGATGCGTCGGCCACGGCCGTGCTGGTGAAGGGCGACGCTCTGGCACCGGCGCCCGGCCGCGCCGACGATTTCATCTGGCCGCCCGGCAGCGAACGGCCAAAGGTTCAGCCGCCGGTCGCTGCGCCCGCCGCGCCGGCTCAACCCGCCGCGCCGAAAGCAGCGGCGGTGACGCCCCCGGCTTCGACGCCTGCACCGGCAACTGCTGTGCCGCAGGCTCCGGCGGCGATTGCCGCGCCGGAGCCTGAGTCCAAGCCGGCGGCGCCGAAGCCCGTCGACATCAAGCCGGCTGCCGTTGAGCCGAAGCCTCCGGCGCCACAGCCGCGTGCGGTTGAGCGGCCACGCGCGCCGCCCGTTGCCGACAACCGGCCGCGTCCGCCGCAGCAACAGCAAGTGGTCGATCCGCGCGCGCCGCGTCCGCCGCAAGGCATCGCCCAGCAGCCGCCGCGCCGCCGCGACGACGGCGGGCTGTTCGGGATTTTCCGCTAA
- a CDS encoding Hsp20 family protein, producing the protein MRTFDLSPLYRSTVGFDRLFSMLDGFEATPGYPPYNIERTGENAYRITVAVAGFTENELSIVSKENTLTIKGAKQAQTAPNGEVLYQGIAARAFERVFQLADYVTVKNAALENGLLHVDLVREIPEAKKPRQIPIGNAQPQVVENKVAA; encoded by the coding sequence ATGCGTACGTTCGATCTCTCTCCCCTTTACCGTTCCACCGTCGGTTTCGACCGCCTGTTCTCGATGCTCGACGGCTTTGAAGCCACGCCGGGCTATCCGCCCTACAACATCGAGCGCACCGGCGAGAACGCCTACCGCATCACCGTCGCGGTGGCGGGCTTTACCGAGAACGAGCTTTCGATCGTCTCGAAAGAAAACACCCTGACCATCAAGGGCGCCAAGCAGGCGCAGACCGCGCCGAACGGCGAGGTGCTTTATCAGGGCATCGCGGCGCGCGCCTTCGAGCGCGTATTCCAGCTCGCCGATTATGTAACGGTGAAGAACGCCGCCCTCGAGAATGGCCTGCTGCACGTCGACCTGGTGCGTGAAATCCCCGAGGCCAAGAAGCCGCGCCAGATTCCGATCGGCAATGCGCAGCCGCAGGTGGTCGAGAACAAGGTCGCTGCCTAA
- a CDS encoding alpha/beta fold hydrolase encodes MKFVSIPANPVPENGLAGVVKTPDGVSLRYGRWEPPPGRKGTVVILQGRAEFIEKYFETVRDLRARGFAVATFDWRGQGLSDHVLDDRRKGYVRNFAQYAMDLDTIMEQVVLPDCPPPYFVLGHSMGGAIAIRACHDGRRWFERVVLSAPMLALPPSRFSGMAGPMARAMRWLGRGGAYIPGGDYQPPGPEDFVGNVLTSDPVRFARNVAIVAEEQELALGPPTIAWADAALRQMRDFSNPAYAAHIRQPMLLVAAGYDQVVWTPAIEDFGMYLLAGRHLILPGARHEILQEQDQFRAQFWAAFDAFVPGTPRY; translated from the coding sequence ATGAAATTCGTTTCCATCCCGGCCAATCCGGTGCCCGAGAACGGTCTTGCCGGCGTCGTCAAGACGCCGGACGGCGTGTCGCTGCGCTACGGCCGCTGGGAACCGCCGCCGGGGCGCAAGGGCACGGTGGTCATCCTCCAGGGCCGGGCCGAGTTCATCGAGAAATACTTCGAAACGGTGCGCGACCTGCGCGCGCGGGGCTTTGCGGTCGCGACCTTCGACTGGCGCGGGCAGGGGCTGTCCGACCATGTGCTTGACGACCGGCGCAAAGGTTACGTCCGCAACTTCGCGCAATACGCCATGGACCTGGACACCATCATGGAACAGGTGGTGTTGCCGGACTGCCCGCCGCCGTATTTCGTGCTTGGCCATTCGATGGGCGGCGCCATCGCCATCCGCGCCTGTCATGACGGAAGGCGGTGGTTCGAGCGCGTCGTGCTCTCGGCGCCCATGCTGGCGCTGCCGCCGAGCCGGTTCTCCGGTATGGCCGGGCCGATGGCGCGGGCGATGCGCTGGCTGGGTAGAGGTGGGGCCTACATCCCAGGCGGCGACTACCAACCCCCCGGCCCAGAGGATTTCGTCGGCAATGTGCTGACGTCCGATCCTGTGCGCTTTGCTCGCAATGTGGCTATCGTTGCCGAAGAGCAGGAGCTTGCGCTCGGTCCGCCGACCATCGCCTGGGCCGACGCGGCGCTGCGGCAGATGCGCGATTTCAGCAACCCGGCATACGCGGCGCATATTCGTCAGCCGATGCTGCTGGTCGCTGCAGGATACGACCAGGTGGTGTGGACGCCTGCGATCGAGGATTTCGGCATGTATCTGTTGGCAGGTCGCCACCTCATACTGCCCGGCGCGCGCCACGAGATCCTGCAGGAGCAGGATCAGTTCCGTGCGCAGTTCTGGGCGGCATTCGACGCCTTCGTTCCCGGCACGCCGCGCTATTAG
- the hisN gene encoding histidinol-phosphatase, with protein sequence MTAIDFTGFVDKLAAASGDTIMPFFRSALTVENKKAGGFDPVTAADRAAEEAMRDMIRKAFPEHGILGEEYGSEANDAEYVWVLDPIDGTKSFISGMVAWGTLIGLMRFGEPVYGMMHQPFTRERFSGDNGAALYRGPGGNRSLNARACTGLDDALMFTTSPLLMKEADRAQFRKVEDKVKLSRYGGDCYAYCMLAAGQIDLVIETELKPYDIVALIPIIQGAGGIITTWEGAPAQGGGRVVVAGDKRVHEAALEILNRA encoded by the coding sequence ATGACGGCCATCGACTTCACCGGTTTCGTAGACAAACTGGCAGCCGCATCCGGCGACACGATCATGCCGTTCTTCCGGTCGGCGCTGACGGTCGAGAACAAGAAAGCCGGCGGCTTCGACCCCGTCACTGCTGCCGACCGCGCTGCTGAAGAAGCAATGCGCGATATGATCCGCAAAGCCTTCCCCGAGCATGGCATTCTCGGTGAGGAATACGGGTCCGAAGCTAACGATGCCGAGTATGTCTGGGTGCTCGACCCGATCGACGGCACAAAATCCTTCATCTCGGGCATGGTTGCGTGGGGCACGCTGATCGGCCTGATGCGCTTTGGCGAACCCGTATACGGCATGATGCACCAGCCCTTCACCCGAGAGCGCTTCTCCGGCGACAATGGCGCGGCGCTCTATCGCGGTCCGGGCGGAAACCGCAGTCTCAATGCCCGGGCTTGCACCGGGCTCGACGACGCACTCATGTTCACCACCAGCCCTTTGCTGATGAAAGAGGCGGACCGCGCTCAGTTTCGCAAGGTCGAAGACAAAGTGAAACTGTCGCGCTACGGAGGCGATTGCTACGCCTATTGCATGCTCGCGGCCGGGCAGATCGATCTCGTCATCGAAACCGAACTCAAGCCTTACGACATTGTCGCGCTGATCCCGATCATCCAAGGGGCCGGCGGCATCATCACCACCTGGGAAGGCGCGCCGGCCCAAGGCGGAGGCCGTGTCGTTGTCGCCGGCGACAAACGTGTGCACGAGGCGGCGCTGGAAATCCTCAACCGCGCGTGA
- a CDS encoding N-formylglutamate amidohydrolase yields the protein MSEFRASTDPQDFDPPFEIVEPEVIGGPVLFNSPHSGSIYPEAFLRQSQLDIATLRRSEDSFVDELFAGVVAQGYPLMHAHFPRCFVDVNREPYELDPRMFDGRLPSFANTRSMRVAGGLGTVARIVGDAQEIYGRRIPVDEALARIESLYKPYHRALRRLFSKLHRDFGYAILIDCHSMPSTTGHRDERPRPEFVIGDRYGTSCTGAVTEVVEQTLREMGYTVSRNKPYAGGFITEHYGNPAAGLHTLQLEINRALYMDERRHEHTAGFERLCEDIGKLANCVGDIPPEELQPYRAAAE from the coding sequence ATGAGTGAATTTCGCGCCTCCACCGATCCGCAGGATTTCGACCCGCCGTTCGAAATTGTCGAACCGGAGGTGATCGGCGGGCCGGTGTTGTTCAATTCTCCGCATTCCGGCTCGATCTATCCCGAGGCCTTCCTGCGCCAATCGCAGCTCGACATCGCCACCTTGCGCCGCTCCGAGGATTCCTTCGTCGATGAGCTTTTCGCCGGTGTGGTGGCGCAGGGCTATCCCCTGATGCACGCGCATTTCCCGCGTTGCTTTGTCGACGTGAACCGCGAGCCTTACGAGCTGGATCCGCGCATGTTCGATGGGCGCCTGCCCTCCTTCGCCAATACCCGGTCGATGCGGGTTGCCGGCGGACTCGGTACCGTCGCGCGCATCGTCGGCGACGCCCAGGAGATTTACGGCCGGCGCATTCCGGTCGACGAGGCGCTGGCGCGCATCGAGAGCCTGTACAAGCCCTATCACCGCGCACTACGGCGGCTATTTTCCAAGCTGCATCGCGATTTCGGTTACGCGATCCTGATCGACTGTCACTCCATGCCCTCGACGACGGGACACCGCGACGAACGACCGCGGCCGGAATTCGTCATTGGCGATCGTTATGGCACGAGCTGTACCGGCGCCGTCACCGAGGTGGTCGAACAAACGTTGCGCGAAATGGGCTACACCGTGAGCCGCAACAAGCCCTATGCCGGCGGTTTTATTACCGAGCATTACGGCAATCCGGCCGCCGGGTTGCATACGCTGCAGCTTGAGATCAACCGCGCACTCTATATGGACGAGCGGCGCCACGAGCACACCGCCGGTTTTGAGCGATTGTGCGAGGATATCGGCAAGCTGGCGAACTGCGTTGGCGACATTCCGCCTGAGGAATTGCAGCCGTACCGCGCGGCCGCCGAGTAA
- the cpdR gene encoding cell cycle two-component system response regulator CpdR, with translation MSKILLAEDDTDMRRFLVKALQNAGFDVTSYDNGLSAYQRLREEPFELLLTDIVMPEMDGIELARRAAELDPDIKIMFITGFAAVALNADSTAPKQAKVLSKPVHLRDLVNEVHKMLAA, from the coding sequence ATGTCGAAGATTCTGCTTGCCGAAGACGACACCGATATGCGGCGCTTTTTGGTCAAGGCGCTGCAAAACGCCGGTTTCGACGTGACCTCCTACGACAACGGTCTGTCGGCCTACCAGCGCCTGCGCGAAGAACCTTTCGAACTCCTGCTGACCGACATCGTGATGCCCGAAATGGACGGGATCGAGCTGGCCCGCCGCGCCGCGGAACTAGACCCCGACATCAAGATCATGTTCATCACCGGCTTTGCCGCCGTGGCCCTGAACGCGGATTCGACTGCGCCAAAGCAGGCCAAGGTGCTGTCCAAGCCGGTCCACCTGCGCGACCTCGTTAACGAGGTCCACAAGATGCTGGCGGCCTGA
- a CDS encoding RidA family protein, whose product MTIKRFGGGGKGAGGQPLPFARAVQANGWLYVSGQVAMENGEIVRGGIVAETRKTMENVIAILKEAGYGLEDVVRVGVWLDDPRDFWSFNGVYAEYFKDHPPARACVQSSMMVDCKVEIDCVAFRADKM is encoded by the coding sequence ATGACAATCAAGCGTTTCGGCGGCGGCGGGAAAGGCGCGGGCGGTCAACCGCTTCCGTTCGCGCGCGCCGTGCAGGCCAATGGCTGGCTCTATGTGTCGGGTCAGGTGGCGATGGAGAATGGCGAGATCGTGCGGGGAGGCATTGTGGCCGAGACCCGCAAGACCATGGAGAACGTGATCGCGATCCTCAAAGAGGCCGGCTATGGCCTTGAGGATGTCGTGCGTGTTGGCGTCTGGCTGGACGATCCGCGCGACTTCTGGAGCTTCAACGGCGTCTACGCCGAGTATTTCAAGGATCACCCGCCGGCGCGAGCCTGCGTGCAATCGAGCATGATGGTCGACTGCAAGGTTGAAATCGATTGCGTGGCCTTCCGGGCCGACAAGATGTGA
- a CDS encoding D-TA family PLP-dependent enzyme, translating to MDDRVQTLTQLTTPAVVIDLGKVERNIRRHQDYADRHGLKLRPHIKTHKLPQIAAMQLRGGAIGVTCQKVSEAEAMVAGTPEIKDVLITYNILGAEKLDRLAALAKKVKLSAVADNETVVAGLSQRFATEPAPLSVLVECDTGAHRCGVATPEDAAALAQVIAESPGLVFGGLMTYPPPDGAATVQSFMTRAKALIEAKGIAVPVITSGGTPSMAKAGDAPVTTEYRAGTYVYNDRSLVARGACGWDDCALTVLATVVSVPSANRAIIDAGSKTLTSDLLGLPDYGHVLGRDDIRIDQLSEEHGRLVSDGPIGLEVGDKIRIVPNHVCVVSNMVDQVYVTAADEANAAGKKWDVWPVVARGRIT from the coding sequence GTGGACGACAGAGTGCAAACGCTGACGCAACTGACGACGCCCGCCGTGGTGATCGACCTCGGCAAGGTCGAGCGCAACATCAGGCGGCATCAGGACTATGCCGACCGTCATGGCCTCAAGCTGCGCCCGCACATCAAGACGCACAAGCTTCCGCAAATCGCGGCCATGCAACTGCGCGGTGGCGCCATCGGCGTGACCTGCCAGAAGGTCTCCGAGGCCGAGGCCATGGTCGCCGGGACGCCGGAGATCAAGGACGTCCTGATCACCTACAACATTCTCGGCGCCGAGAAGCTCGATCGGCTGGCGGCGCTGGCCAAGAAAGTGAAGCTGAGCGCCGTAGCCGACAACGAGACGGTTGTTGCCGGCCTTAGCCAGCGTTTCGCCACCGAGCCCGCACCGTTGTCCGTCCTCGTCGAATGCGACACCGGCGCGCATCGCTGCGGCGTGGCGACGCCGGAAGACGCCGCGGCGCTGGCGCAAGTGATTGCAGAGTCGCCCGGCCTCGTCTTCGGCGGCCTGATGACCTATCCGCCGCCAGATGGCGCGGCGACCGTGCAGTCCTTCATGACGCGGGCCAAAGCGCTGATCGAGGCGAAGGGCATCGCGGTGCCGGTCATCACGTCGGGCGGCACGCCATCAATGGCGAAAGCCGGCGATGCGCCGGTCACGACCGAATATCGCGCCGGCACCTATGTTTACAACGACCGCTCGCTGGTCGCGCGCGGCGCCTGCGGCTGGGATGATTGCGCTCTCACCGTGCTGGCCACGGTGGTGTCGGTGCCGTCGGCGAACCGCGCCATTATCGATGCCGGCAGCAAGACACTGACATCGGACCTGCTCGGTCTGCCGGATTACGGCCATGTCCTCGGCCGCGATGACATCCGCATCGACCAGCTCTCGGAAGAGCACGGCCGCTTGGTGAGCGACGGGCCTATCGGCCTCGAGGTCGGCGACAAAATCCGGATCGTGCCCAATCACGTCTGCGTCGTCAGCAATATGGTTGATCAGGTCTATGTGACAGCGGCAGACGAAGCGAATGCGGCTGGCAAAAAGTGGGATGTCTGGCCGGTCGTCGCCCGCGGCCGCATCACCTAG